DNA sequence from the Salifodinibacter halophilus genome:
GTCTTTGTAGACTGCGTGGCCGTTGTCGTTGAAACCACGGAAACTGAGCCAGTCGACTCGCGCGTCATTGCCGTTGACCTCGCCCTTGACGCCTGGCGTGTACTGGAAAACGTCGGACACACTGTCCATGTTCTGTGCGTCCATCCGCCCACGCGTAATAACCGAGATCGACTGGGGCACCTCGTCGATTGGTGTATCGGTTTTCGTGCCAACCGTGGTCCGACTGGGGGCGAAATCTTGCACCGGTCCGTAAGGGCTGATTGATGTGCCCTTTACCTTGATCGGCTGCAGGGTTTGCGTTGCCGATGGTTGTGTTGGACCGCGTGCATCCTGATTCGATTGCGCCTGTGCGGGGGCGCTGGCCAAGGCACACAAGGCTGTTAGTAGGGCCGTGTTGAGGGCCGCGCTGCTGGCCTGATGAAGTCGCCGGTGTCTGACACGCGAAAAGCGCGCTGTTTGAAAGCATCGCGACATGGGGATCCCTGTAGCAGTTATATAATGTGTCGGCGATCACACCGCTAGTACTGAGATGGCCCCGGTTGGGCGCGGCCGCCTGCTGTGTTGGCTAAGCAGAACGCTGATTGGCTCGCGTCTGCGGAATGATTATATACGAATAATAATCATTCGCAAATAGAAATGGCATCAGAAGATCACACGTGCCATTCGGTTCGGCAGCGGGCTTGCACGCGGGTCCGAAGTCGCACTTGGCCGGACGATCCAGGCTGGAAACGCGCATCATCTGGCGGCTCGGCACTGATAACGCAGTCGGCTACGGGCCCGTCGGGCCTCGGTGCAGGGCAGTTAACACTCGCCAAACAACACGCGAAGGGCTATGCCCTAATCCGTTGTCAGCTTCGGTTGAAGGTGGTGTGACAAAATAGCCGCAGTAACGCTGCATGCGAACCATTCGACGTGTTTGTCGGCGGACGGAAGACACCGGCTCAAAAATGGCTGCTGTTTCGGTTATCGGTCGTCGATAGCATTCGGGGAGAGCCAATATGGGGCGTTATGGGCGCGTTATGAATGAGTTACTTGTCTAGTAACTTGCTATGACTGATAATTATTCGTATTCCCAGCAGGTGCGCTGTTTAAGCAGCGGTTCTCAGAGAATGTTTGCGTCAATGCTGGCCGACAGGTCGTTACAACGGGCCCGTACTTCGATAGCGGATGAACGACGCGACACCCAGGTGATCTGATACCTGATGACGTATCTGACAGCCCATCATCCGGCTGCAATCGGTTAATGGGGCGGCCATTGCAGTATGCCTGTTTCGTTCGGAATGGTTGGTTGCGAGCGGCTTTAGCCGCCGCCATCTGGTTGTGTATTTGTGTGCCCGCGTCGTCTGCGACCAGCCAGAATCCAGCACCTCGACTGGCGACCGTTGATTGGGGCACTGCACAGAATCTGACCGCCATGGGCGTGCCGCCGGTTGCGGTCGCCCAGATACAGAATTACCAGACATGGGTCGGTGGGCCGCCGTTGCCCGCGGATACTCGAGAGATGGGGCTGCGTTCGCAACCGAACATGGAAATGCTGGCTCAGCTTGATCTCGATTGCATACTGATCACCCGAATGTATGCGCGCCAGAAGGCAAAACTGTCACAGGTGGCGCCGGTGACATCCCTCAATGTGTATTTCAAAAAAGGCGATATCTGGCGCAATACTGTGGCCGCCGTACAAAAACTGGGTCGGATCGCACATCGCCCGGACGCTGCGCGTCAGCTGATTGCGCAGACAAAAAAACAGATCAGCCGGGCGGCGGCGCGTGTGCCGGCGGATACGCCGCCACTGTTGATCGTTCAATTCGTGGACGCTCGACATGTGCGTGTGTATGGCGACGGCAGCCTCGTTCAGGCTGCACTCGAACGCATGGGTCTATCGAACGCTTGGCATGGGGAAACGACTCGCTGGGGCACGGCCACGGTATCGTTGGCACGTCTTGCCGATATCCAACGCGGGCGGGTTGTCGTCATGAAGCCGATCCCGGTCGGTGTGGTCGGCAAGATCGCCGAGAGCCGGCTTTGGTCGAGCTTGCCTGTAACGCAGAATGCGCCGGTGGTCGACATGCCGGCCGTGTGGAGTTTTGGTGGCCTGCCTTCGGCCAGCCGCTTTGCGCGCTCGTTGGCCGACACGCTGAACCATGGAGCCGATGATGGCGCTGGCTGGCCGGCAAACGCTGGGCATCGGCCGTGAGCGGTTGGTCTTTTATCACGCCGGGCCGGCTTTGCGGGGTTGCCGCGTTATGCGTGTTCGCGTTGGCTGCTGCCAGTTTGCATGCGGTGGCGGGCGCGGATTGGTACGGCGGGCTAATCGCGCCGAATCCGGACGATATTACTCAAGTTTTAGTCCACGATAGCTGGTTGCCACGGTTCGTGGTTTCGCTGATCGGCGGTGCCGGATTGGCGCTGGCGGGCGTTTTGATGCAGCAGATCCTGCGTAATCCGCTGGCTGCGCCGACCACGCTGGGCGTGGCGGCAGGCGCCCAGCTTGCTTTGTTGCTGGCGACTTTGTTCGCGCCGTCGATTTTGGCCTGGAGCCGTGGTGGTATCGCTTTTGCCGGCGGTACGCTAGCGGTGGCGCTCGTATTCGCGCTGGCCTGGCGGCAGCGCTTTGCGCCGATTGTGCTGGTATTGGCTGGACTGGTCGTCAATCTCTACGTGCATGCCGCGTCACGGACGCTGATCCTGTTCAATAAAGAAAAACTCCATGGTCTGATGGTTTGGGGTGCCGGGTCGCTGGTCCAGAACAATTGGGCCGAGGTGGTCTATCTGGCGCCACGGCTCGCGATCACCGCCGTTGGCGCCGCTGTGCTGGCGCGTGCGTTGGCGCTACTGGAATTGGACGAGGCCGGCGCCCGCAGTCTGGGTGTGTCGCTTGTCTGGTTGCGGTTGGCGAGCCTCGGACTTGGCGTGTTCATCACGGCGAGTATCGTCGCCTCGCTGGGCATGATTGGTTTTGTCGGTCTGGCGGCTCCGGCGATCGTGCGGTTGGCCGGTGCGCGGACATTGCCGGCCCGGCTTGTTTGGGCGCCGATCTTCGGTGCACTGCTGCTTGCGGCAACCGATCTGATGCTGCAACTGTTCACGCGTCAGAATGCGATGCTGATCCCCACTGGCGCGGCCACGGCTGCGCTTGGCGCGCCGTTGTTGCTGTGGCTGATTCCGCGTCTCTCGGCAGCGCGCAGTATGCCGACGGCGAGTCCCGCGCCACCTGTGCCGCGGCGGGTGCATCCCTGGCGGATGATTGGCTTTTGCCTGGTTGCGGCAGTCGTTATGGCGATTGTGGCGCTATTCGCCGGGCAAGGGGCGAATGGTTGGCATGCGCCGTTTAGTTTGCCGTGGCACGAGACTGGCGCGTGGCGCGCACCTCGGGTTCTGGCGGCCGGTGTGGCCGGTATGATGCTGGCACTGGCCGGTACCATCATCCAACGAGTGTCGGGCAATCCAATGGCCAGCCCGGAAGTGCTCGGCGTGAGTGCCGGCAGCGGCATGGGATTGTTAGCCCTGGTGTGGCTGATACCCACGGCGGGTACGCTGGCTATGCTGGGCGTGGGTACAGCCGGTGCACTGGCCACATTAGTGCTCTTGATCGCGCTCAATGCCCGTTCCGGCTTCGAGCCTGAACAACTGTTGTTGACCGGCATGGCGGTCATGTTCGCTTTCGACGCGATCCAGCGCATTGCATTGGCCGGCGATGATCCTCGGACGCGGGCGTCGCTGGCCTGGGTGTCGGGCTCGACTTATTACGTGACACCGACCATGGCGGGTCTGGTTGCGGTTGTCGGCGTCGTATTGGTCGCACTGGCGTGGCTGCTCGTGCGTTGGCTCGATGTGTTGCCGCTGGGCGAATCGGTGGCGCGCGCGCTGGGACTGCATGTCGTTGCCAGTCGGCTGGTGTTGCTCGCGCTCGTGGCCGTGCTCACGGCCGCTGCGACGTTGATTGTCGGTCCCTTGAGTTTCGTGGGTCTTCTGGCGCCGCACCTGGCTCGGTTGGCCGGCCTTGGCCGGGCGCGAACCCAGATGGCAGGCGCGATGGCCTTTGGCGTTTTGCTGATGGTCGCGGCTGACTGGGTCGGCCGTGAAGTCCTGTTTCCCATGGAAATCCCGGCGGGGCTGGTTGCGACCCTGATCGGCGGGACTTACTTCATGTGGCAGCTACGGCGCGTCTGAGTCCGCCGGGCGAGCTAGCCCGGATTGGTCAGCCGGCAAGGCGGCGGATCGGAAGCCGCTGTGGTCCGGTTGATCGGAAGTGGCTAATCATGCCAACGATGCTCATTGCAACGCTTGGAAGGCTGGGGCGAACGCGTTTGCTCGCCCCGAGCCACCGGCCGAACCGCATTGTTTAGCG
Encoded proteins:
- a CDS encoding ABC transporter substrate-binding protein; translated protein: MPASSATSQNPAPRLATVDWGTAQNLTAMGVPPVAVAQIQNYQTWVGGPPLPADTREMGLRSQPNMEMLAQLDLDCILITRMYARQKAKLSQVAPVTSLNVYFKKGDIWRNTVAAVQKLGRIAHRPDAARQLIAQTKKQISRAAARVPADTPPLLIVQFVDARHVRVYGDGSLVQAALERMGLSNAWHGETTRWGTATVSLARLADIQRGRVVVMKPIPVGVVGKIAESRLWSSLPVTQNAPVVDMPAVWSFGGLPSASRFARSLADTLNHGADDGAGWPANAGHRP
- the fhuB gene encoding Fe(3+)-hydroxamate ABC transporter permease FhuB — translated: MTPGRLCGVAALCVFALAAASLHAVAGADWYGGLIAPNPDDITQVLVHDSWLPRFVVSLIGGAGLALAGVLMQQILRNPLAAPTTLGVAAGAQLALLLATLFAPSILAWSRGGIAFAGGTLAVALVFALAWRQRFAPIVLVLAGLVVNLYVHAASRTLILFNKEKLHGLMVWGAGSLVQNNWAEVVYLAPRLAITAVGAAVLARALALLELDEAGARSLGVSLVWLRLASLGLGVFITASIVASLGMIGFVGLAAPAIVRLAGARTLPARLVWAPIFGALLLAATDLMLQLFTRQNAMLIPTGAATAALGAPLLLWLIPRLSAARSMPTASPAPPVPRRVHPWRMIGFCLVAAVVMAIVALFAGQGANGWHAPFSLPWHETGAWRAPRVLAAGVAGMMLALAGTIIQRVSGNPMASPEVLGVSAGSGMGLLALVWLIPTAGTLAMLGVGTAGALATLVLLIALNARSGFEPEQLLLTGMAVMFAFDAIQRIALAGDDPRTRASLAWVSGSTYYVTPTMAGLVAVVGVVLVALAWLLVRWLDVLPLGESVARALGLHVVASRLVLLALVAVLTAAATLIVGPLSFVGLLAPHLARLAGLGRARTQMAGAMAFGVLLMVAADWVGREVLFPMEIPAGLVATLIGGTYFMWQLRRV